The Triticum aestivum cultivar Chinese Spring chromosome 7B, IWGSC CS RefSeq v2.1, whole genome shotgun sequence genome window below encodes:
- the LOC123158220 gene encoding receptor-like protein 2, with protein sequence MPQQLRFASSRREKTTMHLHGHTLVLLLLCFASPISSCTEHESTALSDFLGRLVPCGNDGLNVSWVNGTDCCEWEGIVCSSDGTVTDVLLASKGLRGAISPSLANLTGLLHLNLSHNYLEGSLPVELLSSRSIVFLDVSFNRLDGHLQEIQSSNHSFPIKVLNISSNSFTGPFPSKTWKATKSLVALSASHNSFEGPISSSICINGPSFAMLDLSHNKFSGNISPGFGSCAMLRVLKVGHNNLTGPLPDGLFNATSLEHLSLANNGLQGVLDGSSIVKLSRLTVLDLGMTGLSGKIPDSVGQLRTLEELYLDNNNMSGELPSALGNCSNLRYITIRNNSFIGDLSTVNFTMLDLRIADFSINLFTGPIPESIYSCSNLVALRLAYNNFHGHFSPRISNLRSLSFFSITNNSFKNITNALQMLKSCKNLTSLLIGTNFKGETIPQDETIDGFENLQVLTIDDCSLVGKIPLWISKLEKLKMIDLSVNQLSGPIPSWIDELGFLFYLDISSNNLTGNIEIALTKLPMLLSGENVAKLGPKFLELPVFWTPSRQYQMVSAFPRILFLDNNNFTGIIPPEIGQLKLLNGLNLSSNSLTGEIPQEIRNLTNLQMLDLSDNQLTGAIPSALNDLHFLPTFDVSSNRLEGPVPTGGQFHTFSNSSYSGNPKLCGPMLSLDCTSTATDQTSASRRHNLCFALVIGIT encoded by the coding sequence ATGCCCCAGCAGCTCCGCTTCGCATCAAGCAGAAGGGAGAAAACAACCATGCATCTTCATGGCCACACTcttgtgctgctgctgctctgtTTTGCTTCTCCCATAAGTTCCTGCACGGAGCATGAGAGCACCGCACTCTCTGACTTCCTAGGCAGGCTTGTGCCGTGCGGCAACGATGGTCTCAACGTGTCATGGGTGAATGGCACCGACTGCTGCGAATGGGAAGGCATCGTCTGCAGCAGTGATGGCACAGTCACAGATGTCTTGTTGGCTTCCAAAGGCCTCAGAGGGGCCATCTCACCATCCCTTGCCAATCTTACAGGGCTCTTGCACCTCAACCTATCCCACAATTATCTTGAAGGCAGCCTACCAGTGGAATTGTTGTCCTCCAGAAGCATCGTCTTCCTCGATGTCAGCTTCAACCGCCTCGATGGTCATCTGCAAGAGATCCAATCCTCAAATCATAGTTTTCCTATCAAGGTGTTGAATATCTCAAGCAACTCCTTCACAGGACCGTTCCCGTCCAAAACATGGAAGGCTACGAAGAGTCTGGTTGCTCTTAGTGCAAGCCACAACAGCTTTGAAGGACCCATATCGTCTTCTATCTGCATCAATGGCCCATCATTTGCCATGCTTGACCTCTCACATAACAAATTCAGTGGCAATATTTCTCCGGGGTTTGGCAGTTGCGCCATGCTGAGAGTGCTAAAGGTTGGCCACAACAACCTTACCGGACCTCTCCCCGATGGACTATTCAATGCTACCTCACTGGAGCACCTCTCTTTGGCCAACAATGGTTTGCAGGGTGTTCTTGATGGTTCCAGCATAGTCAAATTAAGCCGTCTGACTGTCCTTGATCTTGGAATGACTGGTCTCAGTGGCAAGATTCCAGACTCTGTCGGCCAGCTAAGAACATTGGAGGAACTCTACTTGGACAACAACAATATGTCTGGTGAGCTGCCATCGGCACTAGGTAACTGCTCAAATCTCAGATACATTACCATCAGAAATAACAGCTTTATCGGGGATCTTAGCACAGTCAATTTCACCATGTTGGATCTGAGGATAGCTGATTTTTCGATAAACCTCTTCACTGGTCCAATTCCTGAAAGTATCTACTCATGCAGCAATCTAGTTGCGCTGCGGCTGGCTTACAACAACTTTCATGGCCACTTCTCACCAAGAATAAGCAATCTCAGGTCCCTCTCCTTCTTTTCAATTACCAACAACTCTTTTAAAAATATCACAAATGCACTTCAGATGCTCAAGAGCTGCAAGAACCTCACCTCCCTGCTTATTGGAACTAACTTCAAGGGTGAAACCATACCACAGGATGAAACAATTGATGGTTTTGAGAATCTTCAGGTACTGACCATAGATGATTGCTCATTGGTTGGGAAAATTCCTCTTTGGATATCAAAGCTTGAAAAATTGAAAATGATAGATTTATCAGTAAACCAACTCAGTGGACCAATACCATCCTGGATTGATGAACTGGGCTTCCTATTCTACCTAGACATATCAAGCAACAACCTTACAGGGAATATAGAAATTGCATTGACAAAGTTGCCGATGCTGCTATCAGGGGAAAATGTTGCGAAGTTGGGCCCGAAGTTCCTTGAGTTGCCTGTATTTTGGACACCATCACGTCAATACCAGATGGTCAGTGCTTTTCCTAGAATATTGTTTCTAGACAACAATAATTTCACTGGTATAATTCCCCCTGAGATTGGTCAGCTAAAATTGCTCAACGGCCTCAATTTAAGCTCCAATAGCTTAACTGGTGAAATACCACAAGAAATCCGCAACCTCACAAACCTGCAAATGCTTGATCTGTCGGACAACCAGCTCACAGGTGCAATACCATCTGCACTGAATGATTTGCACTTCCTTCCTACATTTGATGTTTCCAGCAACAGGCTAGAAGGACCAGTTCCAACAGGAGGACAGTTTCATACATTCTCAAATTCCAGCTACAGTGGGAATCCAAAGCTATGTGGACCTATGCTCAGCCTCGATTGCACCTCCACGGCAACAGATCAAACCTCTGCTTCACGGCGTCACAACTTGTGCTTTGCGCTAGTCATTGGAATCACCTAG